A genomic stretch from Larus michahellis chromosome 7, bLarMic1.1, whole genome shotgun sequence includes:
- the ASB18 gene encoding ankyrin repeat and SOCS box protein 18 isoform X2: MGELPGPVTEKLQISPKLDSAHPLTAHAPATKYYTALVTGDLRSLEILTDRYYQDVNLVFEINKNELEWQVKSQASYGLSGLWSLEYKQELTTPLCLAARWGHTACLRHLLRRRADPDLAPGGRGPLHEACLGGHTDCVELLLKHKADPNLRSDEGLAPLHLCTTQDSLGCAKLLLRHRAIVDLPSEDGGETALHVAARHCLYDHARLYLRHGACVDARSAREETALGILCGQAPDTGEVCLQFCRLLAAHGANIDARDETRRSPLHKACGAANASLAGFLLRRGADVNAIDYNGVSPLGCALQSAAFKKELRPHLAIQLLLNHGSQKIWPPAFVKVLKSCAAVPEIIEVLFNSYSQIHISEKWAEAVPEEVFQHQLFYESFFQLAGTARSLQHLCRSTIRKKFGSKCHCLIPLLPVPKPLHDYLLLKPEGVVL; encoded by the exons ATGGGTGAATTACCGGGACCTGTAACAGAAAAGCTACAGATTTCCCCCAAATTGGATTCGGCGCATCCTCTAACGGCTCACGCTCCCGCCACCAAGTATTACACAGCCCTGGTCACGGGAGACCTGAGGAGCCTCGAGATCCTGACTGACCGATACTATCAAGATGTCAACCTGGTTTTTGAGATCAATAAAAATGAGCTGGAGTGGCAGGTGAAAAGCCAAGCCTCTTATGGACTCTCAG ggctgtggtCGCTGGAGTACAAGCAGGAGTTGACCACCCCGCTCTGCCTCGCCGCCCGCTGGGGTCACACCGCCTGCCTGCGCCATCTCCTCCGCCGACGGGCCGACCCCGACCTGGCGCCGGGGGGGCGTGGGCCCCTGCACGAAGCCTGCCTGGGGGGTCACACCGACTGcgtggagctgctgctgaagcacaaGGCTGATCCCAACCTGCGGAGCGACGAGGGCCTGGCCCCGCTGCACCTCTGCACCACCCAAGACTCCCTGGG ATGCGCCAAGCTCCTGCTGAGACACAGGGCCATCGTTGACCTGCCCAGTGAGGACGGGGGGGAGACGGCACTGCACGTGGCAGCCAGGCATTGCCTCTATGACCATGCCCGTCTCTACTTGCGGCATGGGGCGTGCGTCGACGCGCGCAGCGCACGGGAGGAGACGGCCCTCGGCATCCTCTGCGGGCAGGCGCCGGACACTGGCGAGGTCTGCCTGCAGTTTTGCCGGCTGCTGGCTGCCCACGGCGCCAACATCGATGCCCGGGATGAGACACGGAGGAGCCCCTTGCACAAGGCGTGCGGGGCCGCTAACGCCAGCCTGGCAGGCTTCCTCCTGCGGCGCGGGGCCGATGTCAACGCCATCGACTACAATGGCGTCTCCCCGCTGGGCTGCGCCCTGCAAAGCGCCGCCTTCAAGAAGGAGCTGCGGCCCCACCTCGCAATCCAGCTGCTGCTCAACCACGGCTCCCAGAAGATATGGCCCCCCGCCTTCGTCAAG GTGCTGAAGTCCTGCGCGGCCGTGCCAGAGATCATTGAAGTCCTCTTCAATTCCTACTCGCAAATCCACATCTCCGAGAAGTGGGCTGAGGCCGTGCCAGAGGAGGTGTTTCAG CACCAGCTATTCTACGAGTCCTTTTTCCAGCTGGCGGGCACAGCCCGGTCCCTGCAACATTTATGCCGCTCCACCATTCGGAAAAAGTTTGGCAGCAAATGCCACTGCCTTATCCCCTTGCTGCCGGTGCCCAAGCCTTTGCACGATTACCTGCTGCTAAAGCCCGAAGGAGTCGTGCTTTGA
- the ASB18 gene encoding ankyrin repeat and SOCS box protein 18 isoform X1: MGELPGPVTEKLQISPKLDSAHPLTAHAPATKYYTALVTGDLRSLEILTDRYYQDVNLVFEINKNELEWQVKSQASYGLSGLWSLEYKQELTTPLCLAARWGHTACLRHLLRRRADPDLAPGGRGPLHEACLGGHTDCVELLLKHKADPNLRSDEGLAPLHLCTTQDSLGCAKLLLRHRAIVDLPSEDGGETALHVAARHCLYDHARLYLRHGACVDARSAREETALGILCGQAPDTGEVCLQFCRLLAAHGANIDARDETRRSPLHKACGAANASLAGFLLRRGADVNAIDYNGVSPLGCALQSAAFKKELRPHLAIQLLLNHGSQKIWPPAFVKVLKSCAAVPEIIEVLFNSYSQIHISEKWAEAVPEEVFQQHQLFYESFFQLAGTARSLQHLCRSTIRKKFGSKCHCLIPLLPVPKPLHDYLLLKPEGVVL; encoded by the exons ATGGGTGAATTACCGGGACCTGTAACAGAAAAGCTACAGATTTCCCCCAAATTGGATTCGGCGCATCCTCTAACGGCTCACGCTCCCGCCACCAAGTATTACACAGCCCTGGTCACGGGAGACCTGAGGAGCCTCGAGATCCTGACTGACCGATACTATCAAGATGTCAACCTGGTTTTTGAGATCAATAAAAATGAGCTGGAGTGGCAGGTGAAAAGCCAAGCCTCTTATGGACTCTCAG ggctgtggtCGCTGGAGTACAAGCAGGAGTTGACCACCCCGCTCTGCCTCGCCGCCCGCTGGGGTCACACCGCCTGCCTGCGCCATCTCCTCCGCCGACGGGCCGACCCCGACCTGGCGCCGGGGGGGCGTGGGCCCCTGCACGAAGCCTGCCTGGGGGGTCACACCGACTGcgtggagctgctgctgaagcacaaGGCTGATCCCAACCTGCGGAGCGACGAGGGCCTGGCCCCGCTGCACCTCTGCACCACCCAAGACTCCCTGGG ATGCGCCAAGCTCCTGCTGAGACACAGGGCCATCGTTGACCTGCCCAGTGAGGACGGGGGGGAGACGGCACTGCACGTGGCAGCCAGGCATTGCCTCTATGACCATGCCCGTCTCTACTTGCGGCATGGGGCGTGCGTCGACGCGCGCAGCGCACGGGAGGAGACGGCCCTCGGCATCCTCTGCGGGCAGGCGCCGGACACTGGCGAGGTCTGCCTGCAGTTTTGCCGGCTGCTGGCTGCCCACGGCGCCAACATCGATGCCCGGGATGAGACACGGAGGAGCCCCTTGCACAAGGCGTGCGGGGCCGCTAACGCCAGCCTGGCAGGCTTCCTCCTGCGGCGCGGGGCCGATGTCAACGCCATCGACTACAATGGCGTCTCCCCGCTGGGCTGCGCCCTGCAAAGCGCCGCCTTCAAGAAGGAGCTGCGGCCCCACCTCGCAATCCAGCTGCTGCTCAACCACGGCTCCCAGAAGATATGGCCCCCCGCCTTCGTCAAG GTGCTGAAGTCCTGCGCGGCCGTGCCAGAGATCATTGAAGTCCTCTTCAATTCCTACTCGCAAATCCACATCTCCGAGAAGTGGGCTGAGGCCGTGCCAGAGGAGGTGTTTCAG CAGCACCAGCTATTCTACGAGTCCTTTTTCCAGCTGGCGGGCACAGCCCGGTCCCTGCAACATTTATGCCGCTCCACCATTCGGAAAAAGTTTGGCAGCAAATGCCACTGCCTTATCCCCTTGCTGCCGGTGCCCAAGCCTTTGCACGATTACCTGCTGCTAAAGCCCGAAGGAGTCGTGCTTTGA